In Drosophila busckii strain San Diego stock center, stock number 13000-0081.31 chromosome 3R, ASM1175060v1, whole genome shotgun sequence, the sequence aatataagtattttataaatttctcgACACctgaaaaaaattgtttgacaaTATATgctttgtaaatttgttacaCTTTTGTGCTAATAATATTAGtatgtgaaaataaatacacagtttaaaatattctataaatatCGATATTGCCACTCAATCGATATTGcaacaaacgaaaacaaaaggaagcttgtaaaataaaataataactaatacTCTGCGCTGTCTTACTCAAGCATGGATTGGTATATTGGCAATGAGTGGACCGATGCCACACGAGGATTGCATAAAAAAGTGTTAAATCTAAATCTGCAGCTTCATTGCGTTGAGAAACCACTCGCCATTAGCACCTTGATATTTACAGTAAACAAATCATGTGCAAACTTGGGAGACCGGCCAAGCAAATACTTGGCTAACAATGATGAGAGTCAGCATGAGATGGAAATGGGCACAGCTGTCACCCCTATTGATTGCTACTTGGAACTGTTGATGCAGCAGTTTATAGCGGGCGAAACTTCAGCTTGCAGCATTAAAACTAAATCTGGCGATACTCTTCAGTTTGAGCTTAAGCTGGAATTAATTGTCATAAATACACAGATTGAGACGTTGAAAGGAGCTGAACTGCATAAGCTGGCATTGCAGTATAAAGAAAATGGTGTCGCTATGTACAAGACGTATCCAAAGTTTGCCTTCGACTATTTTGTGCGTGCGGCCAAGCTACTCATTACCTATAAACCGTTTGATAAATTGGATAGCAAAATAGAAGGCATTGAAGGTAGCGAATTGGAGACGCTCTTCGTGCAAGTCCAAACAAATATAGCTGCATGTATGCTGCAGGAGAAGCGTTATGAGCATGTCATTTATCACACGGATTTTGTGGAAACTCAGGAGGACCCTAGCGAGAAGAGCCTTTATCGCCGTGCCCTGGCCTACTACCACATGCAAGAGTTTGAGAAAGCTCAGCTTACCATCGAACGGGTGCCCAACTATGAGAAGAAGCGAGAGTTTACTAAATTGCTTGAGAATATAGCCACCAGCTGGAAGAGTAGCAAAGCTAACTATAAGCAGGTTGTGCAGCGTATGTTTAGTTGAGTtctttacaataaaaaatatgttaagcatttaataaaaatatttttatagtactatttttttgatttttttacaCCTTTTACATCCGTTTTGGGCttcttatttttgtatttcatgCCGCCAGTCAAATTAGGCCTCTTGCGCGATGAGTTATTATCAGTTTTAAAAAGCTCTGCAAAAGATTAAATTGGTTAATGACGGCattatattgttttgtttggacCCACCTTCGTCCGGTGCCTCGCCCACTTCTTCCTTGTAGTACTCAGCATCATCGTCTGCCTCGCTGTCACGATCGCCGTCCTCGCGCTTGGATTTGCTTTGCTCCTTTTTCAGTTTTAGATTCTTTGCGCGATTTTCTGTTTGCAGCTTCTTGCGCTGCTCCTTCAGCTTGCGtttcttttcaattaatttacgcAACGTTTCCTTCTCATCCTCTGTCTTGATGACGTGATCGTGATACAGCACTTCACCCGTCAACAAACCCTCTTCGATTTTAATAAGTTGCATTGTCAGACGTGGTCCGATTTCATGTAGCTTC encodes:
- the LOC108602800 gene encoding peptidyl-prolyl cis-trans isomerase CPR6; the protein is MDWYIGNEWTDATRGLHKKVLNLNLQLHCVEKPLAISTLIFTVNKSCANLGDRPSKYLANNDESQHEMEMGTAVTPIDCYLELLMQQFIAGETSACSIKTKSGDTLQFELKLELIVINTQIETLKGAELHKLALQYKENGVAMYKTYPKFAFDYFVRAAKLLITYKPFDKLDSKIEGIEGSELETLFVQVQTNIAACMLQEKRYEHVIYHTDFVETQEDPSEKSLYRRALAYYHMQEFEKAQLTIERVPNYEKKREFTKLLENIATSWKSSKANYKQVVQRMFS